In the genome of Bacillus marinisedimentorum, the window AACCTGGCCAATGGCAATAACGGCTACAACAAGGAATAAAATTAATGCTTTAGCCTGTCCCGGGCCAAAGTTTTGGTACAAGAACGCCTCGTTGTAAACATGCATTGCAATCAATTCCGTTGAACGGAACGGGCCGCCTCTTGTCAGGGAGAGGTTCGTGTCATACACCATGAAGCTCCGCTGCAGCGTTAAGAACAACGAAATCGTAAACGAAGGGATCATTAACGGAATCTTGATTCTCAAAAGCTGCTGCCAAACGGATGCCCCATCCAGCGTTGCTGCCTCAAGCAACGATTTTTGAATTCCCATCAATCCCGCAATGTAAATAAGCATCATATAACCGGATGATTGCCATACACCTACAATAACAAGGGACCAGAACGCTTTATCCGGATCCGCAAGCCATGAACTTGAAAAAATCGGCATATTGAACATATCTCCGAAGTGAACGATTACACGGGAAAAAATAAACTGCCAGATGAAACCAAGAATGATCCCGCCAATCAGGTTAGGCGTGAAAAAGCCCATCCTGAAACCATTTTGGCCTTTCATGCCGCTCGTCACGAGCAAAGCCAATCCAAACGCAATCACGTTCGTCAACACCAATGTGTAGAACGTATATTTAAACGTGATGCCAAGCGAGTGCCAGAAGTTCGCATCAGTAAATGCACTCACGTAATTGCTGAAACCTGTGAATTCGAAAGACAAAGTGGAACCTGTCGAATTGGTAAATGTCATGAATATCCCCAGGAGGAAAGGAGCAATCACCACTACGAAGAAAGCAAAGAGAGGAACTAGGGCAAACATGGAAAAAACCTTCAGTTTTTCGGAAAAACTTTGCTGATTATACATATCTTTTACCTCCAAAACGACTTACTTAAGGAGAGTGGGATAAGCTTAGCCGCTTATCCCACCTTCCATACCATTTACTTATTTACTGGACCAGTAATCATTGAACTCTTTGAACAATCCTTCACGGTCGATTTCATCAGCCAGGTACTTCTGCATAGGCGCTCCCATTGCAGGCCATGCATCAGCCGGGTAATAAAGGTTTACCCACTCAAGCGTCTTTCCAGCATCCATATAGTCCACAATTGATTGTGAAAGTGTATCTTGCGGAGCTGCATCGATGTTGTCATAGACCGGAATAAAATTCAGTTCGTTCACGTAAGCATCCTGGCCTTCTCCGAATACCATCCAATCCAGGAACTCAAGTGCAGCTTGCTGCTCTTCTTCAGTTGACTGCGATTCATCGACTGTCCAATAAGAAGGGACACCTACAGAGATTTCGCTGTTGCCGTAATCCTCTGCATTATTGCTGATCGGTACAGGCAAGAATCCGTATTCTCCTTCTGGGTCAACTTCTTTGATTTGCGGATATGCCCAGTTACCCATGAACCAGAGTCCCACTTCACCACTCGCAAGGGAAAGAGGACCTTCATCATATTGCGGTGCCAGCGGAGCATCTTTTGTTGAGTTATACTCTTTCATCAAATCGAAAGTGTCCATCCAGCCGTTGAATTTGTCATTGTTCGCAAACTCAACGTTTCCATCCTTGGCATCCTGCAGGAACTGGTGACGCTCCTCAAGTTCTGTTGACTGGGTCGCAAACGGAATGTTCGTTAAGTGCGCACCAAGTGACCAATCCATCGGTGAAACATGAATGGCTTCTTTTCCATCAAGTGCAGCCA includes:
- a CDS encoding carbohydrate ABC transporter permease; amino-acid sequence: MYNQQSFSEKLKVFSMFALVPLFAFFVVVIAPFLLGIFMTFTNSTGSTLSFEFTGFSNYVSAFTDANFWHSLGITFKYTFYTLVLTNVIAFGLALLVTSGMKGQNGFRMGFFTPNLIGGIILGFIWQFIFSRVIVHFGDMFNMPIFSSSWLADPDKAFWSLVIVGVWQSSGYMMLIYIAGLMGIQKSLLEAATLDGASVWQQLLRIKIPLMIPSFTISLFLTLQRSFMVYDTNLSLTRGGPFRSTELIAMHVYNEAFLYQNFGPGQAKALILFLVVAVIAIGQVAVMKKMEVES
- a CDS encoding ABC transporter substrate-binding protein, with protein sequence MRKIVSLFLVFLLTVSLLAACGGSEGSSGSSKDKTKISVLIGKPEVIGQFEDMVKEFNSTHDIEVSVIPLAGQNSYEKMTSLYSSNNAPTIMMMASEFEEFGDKLLDLSDQEWVEHAQPGSLEFMKKDDKYYGMPVTVEAFGYIYNQQVLDEAVGSEFDPATVKTRDELKDLFDKVAALDGKEAIHVSPMDWSLGAHLTNIPFATQSTELEERHQFLQDAKDGNVEFANNDKFNGWMDTFDLMKEYNSTKDAPLAPQYDEGPLSLASGEVGLWFMGNWAYPQIKEVDPEGEYGFLPVPISNNAEDYGNSEISVGVPSYWTVDESQSTEEEQQAALEFLDWMVFGEGQDAYVNELNFIPVYDNIDAAPQDTLSQSIVDYMDAGKTLEWVNLYYPADAWPAMGAPMQKYLADEIDREGLFKEFNDYWSSK